Within Zootoca vivipara chromosome 10, rZooViv1.1, whole genome shotgun sequence, the genomic segment ATCCTGCTTGGACGTCTGCTACTCATCCGTCACCATCCCCAAGATTCTGGCAAACTTCTGGCACCAGAGACACACCATTTCCTACAACCAGTGCATGGTCCAGATGTTCCTCCTGATGACCTTTGCAGGGACTGAGTGCGCCCTGCTAGCCGCCATGGCCTACGACCGCTATGCCGCCATTTGTCAACCCTTGCGCTATGCTCACCTGAtgagcagaagtgtgtgtgtcccTCTGGCTACCACTTCTTGGATCTGGGGCCTCTTGGACTCTGTTATTCACACTGCGCTCTCCACCAACCTGACCTTCTGTGGGGCCAACCAGATCCACCACATCTTCTGCGATGTCCCTCCTCTTCTGCAAATCGCCTGCAGCGACACCTACGTCAACGAGATGGCCCTTCATGTAGCAAGTGTGTTTGTCAGCCTGGGAACTTTCCTCCTGGTGGTCGTCTCGTATATCTTCATTCTGTCGGCCATCCTTCGGATCCGCTCTAACACCGGCAGGCGAAAAGCCTTCTCCACTTGCGCTGCCCACCTAGTTGTGGTCATCATCTATTTTGGGATGGCCAATGTGAACTACAACCGCCCGAGCACAGGCTACTCTTTAGAAGTCGACACCCTGATCTCTACTCTCTATTGTATCGTCATCCCCATGTTGAATCCTGTCATCTACAGCCTCCGCAACAAGGAGGTGAAGGAAGCCTTGAGGAAGGTTCTGGGGGGCTTGAAGAAGGGCTCTGATCTCCCTCACTAACAGGGTCTCCTGCCTTTGGCGAAATTTCccttgggaaataataataataataataataataataataataataataataataataataaataatttataccctgcccacctgactgggttaccccagccactcgggCCACTTCCAAAATatgtaaacattaaaaagcatcaagcattaaaaacagttgtCCTTGTTGTGTCCTCTTTTTTCAGCTTCGTCCCCGGATGTAAAAATTTCCCATTCTTCCACAGTTAAGTTCTTTTAATTTCAGggatccacatttccacatctttttctgttttctttattttgttaagTCTTCCCAAAAAATTCATCAGCCTCTCAGTGCGAagttctcctaacacacacatttttgtatgcaatcttgCATGACATAGTCATTCTTTTAAAGGCTATTTCCCCTTAAAATGCGACCCTTTCTCCATATTTTACCTTCGCCCATATAGTTCTGTAAATATGACTTGGCTGGATATCTGCCCCGTATGACCTGGAGAAGTACAAATTTGAAATGCTGGCTGCGTTTTGATTTCCGtactggttgttgttgtgttttgttttgttttttggcagattGAATTTTGCAGATTGAGTTGATTtcctctgctcctcctccctAAGATCCTCATTTGAACATTGCTATTCCCTGATCCCCTCGAGATCTACTCTGTACCCTTGGCACCAGCATTTTCTATCAGGGGAAAAACCGTGGGGAAAGAGATGTTTTTTCCTGCACGCCCTGATATTCCTTCCCTCTTCAGGGGCTGCTGAAACACGTAATAAAAGCTCTCTTCCCTGCTGGAGTTTGGGCCACAAGATGCAGGCAGAACTATGCCCAATTTTAGGGCGTGTGGTGACACCTAAAGGACAAGGAGGGTCAGCTAGAAACTGGAACCGTTCCTTGGGCTGAGGATGAGCCCCAGCCTGGTCTATCCCTTGTTCTGACAGGAGGAAAGGTGGAGACTCTGCTactcacccccccacccttctCTGGCCTCCGGATCCTCCTACCAGGTTTCCCTCACTGGGGGACATGGAAGAAATATCAGCATCTGAAACCAAGAATCTCTACATCCTTTCAAGCCCAGCAGCAACCGCAGCAACCAGCTGAGTTCCACAGGTCAGAAGTTGCCAGGTGAGGAGCAGAGAAATAAAAGGGCCCGGAAAGTCACCTCTAAACCCAGGAAAGGCTGCATTTGCAATGGGGATAGGGAGCCATCACTCACCTGCACGCACCACTTCGTTTAAAACCATGCAAATGTCACATCCGCCACTGCGTAATATTGGGTACGTTGGTTAAAACATGAGGGGAAATGAAGGAATCGTCTGGGCTGGCTGATTGACAGCTGTTCTCAAAGCTGTTCAATGTTCCATGCAAGACAACAAAGCTTTGACATGCTCACATTGTCAAGCAATCTGCTTCCGTTGACTTCATTCTGTCCAGTGTAAGGATTGCGTGATGTGTCAGTTTtgatttctctccatttcccctttttccatTCTGCTCTtaagttcacttctccacatcagttcggggattttatttcatttccccaaGTGCTctcaaaaattcatcagcattttagtacccAGCGGATTGCAATTTTAGTCAATATGCAGATATTTGCATctccatttcctttaaaataatgcatGCGTTTGAAGTAATATATCTACGGTATTTACACACACATTCAGCCACTGTAGATGCATCCTGGCAGCCGTTTCCTCAATGGggcactgtattgcaaaatttgtggaagtgcaaattttgaagggtgcttctccccccccccccggccccagtgtttcagaaagtgcagattagttAGCTCtggttttaaatgtgaactgaatctaatgcactcccccatccctagttcaGAGCGATTTTATGCATCAGACTTATTCATTGGCtgtagattcaggacagacattCCCCCGCCCACCAAAAAGTAGTGTGGCTCAtagtgcagaaaatattaaagggTTTAGCTGCCTCaacatatcattttaaaaaatcctttcagtagcaccttagagaccaactaaatttgtcattggtatgagctttcgtgtggtatctgaagaagtgtgcatgcacacaaaagctcataccaataacaaactttgttgttgttttgtcgtgtccgactcttcgtgaccccatggaccatagcacgccaggcactcctgtcttgcactgcctcccgcagtttggtcaaactcatgttcgtagctttgagaacactgtccaaccatctcgtcctctgtcgtccccttctcctagtgccctccatctttcccaacatcagggtcttttccagggagtcttctcttctcatgaggtggccaaagtattggagcctcagcttcaggatctgtccttccagtgagcactcagggctgatttccttcagaatggataggtttgatcttcttgaccaacttagttggtctctaaagtgctattggaaggaatttttttattttgttttgactacggaaaaccagcatggctacctacctgtaactcaacaTATCATGGTAGCCTTGTCATAACCAGCTTTTAAATGCAGAAAGGGAACTTAAGATTCTTAACTGAGCAACACAAGGGTGTTGAGCAACTGGCTCTGGCATCCCACAGGGCAGAAGGAGCCATGGATCACTCTTCACACATGAGTGgggagcagtgccagatttaggtataaggtaaacaagctctagcttagggccccactctcttggggggccccccaaaaaatcaaagggaaaaaacctgggtgtacatttccaaaatataagataaaaaacaaataaaataaaacctacatacagcaacagtgttttgtgttgtgtaggctcctaggatgtaagtcatgggcccccaatcataattatttcactattaatatatttcttcttagttgtatttcagttcaacaattactttgataaaatacatacagtattttgttatgtgcaaatggctttagatacctatgaggtccatcaatgaccatatattCAACACTGCCGCTCTAACACCGGCAGGCGAAAAGCCTTCTCCACTTGCGCCGCCCACATAGTTGTGGTCATCATCTATTTTGGGATAGCCAATGTGAACTACAACCGCCCAAGCGCAGGCTACTCCTTGGAGGCTGACACCCTGATCTCTACTCTCTATTGTATCGTCATCCCCATGTTGAATCCTGTCATCTACAGCCTCCGCAACAAGGAGGTGAAGGAAGCCCTGAGGAAGGTTCTGGGGGGCTTGAAGAAGGGCTCTGATCTCCCTCACTAACAGGGATGCCTCTTGGGCCTAGCACCTGTGGAGAAATTCCCCTTTGCGAGTTCAAGTACGGAGGCTCACACCACAAAGCGATCAGACTTTGCTTAGCAGTGTATCACTGGGCAGAGTCCACAGAGTCTGTACCgagatcccaaaggagcagaaaagacttttcatgtatgcAACGACTGCCCTatggatgctattagcccagagatggaaagaagttagagtccctaccagagaagaatagcAAACTAAGCTGTTGGAATACGCCGCCGAAATGGCAatactgaccggaaagctcaggagcCAAGAAGataaaaacttcaagaaagaatggggagaatttataatttatttaggagaccactgtaagcagatgaaaacattagcaggattctaataacACTTGCAATGCAACCAATACTATGGCCAATATGGAGAGGTATAAAACatggatgatgaaataatatgcagttggaaaTAGGACTCAAggcggggatggtgggaagtctggagattcatagaaatctctaaatatggatatgtatttggtattgttagAACTCTacacttttaaaatcaaatgaaaattaTTTCAAAGAGTCTGGAAGAGCATTTCCATACACTATATAGCCAAATGGACGCCATCTTTGTTATTTAGTCTCTACCCAACTGCTCTCTACCACCCCTGGCACTTAGCCATCTCACATCCAGCCACAGCCCAGGAAATACAACTTTCtcaacccattattattattttcactgtaCATATCagaacctccccccaccccccagcacgcTACAGGATTCCTTGAGgcaagccatgcactttaaatgtatggtgtgtctgTGATCTTTGATTTGGTTCGTTGGCTTGGCTTTTATGATGAGGTGGTGATGAAGATcattatttattccctgcccatctgactcggttgccccagaTCTCGTTTCTGGCCCTGAGACCGCAGGGGAGGCGTGGTGACAATGTGTTCGTGTGTTTAATGGAGTCAGAAAATTGCCTTCCTGCAAGCTGGCGAGTCTTCCAATATGTGCTGCTGGAAGCCTGTTGCAAGTGAACAATGCCCTAAAATTAACGGAGGTTTTAGGGCCACCCAAAAGCATCTGCCCACAGCCGGGTGGGGATTGTGAGACCTTCAGAAAGAGGAGTGGTGAAAGCTTCACAAGTCTCACTTCATTTTTAATAGCTGAGGGATCAATGTGGGGGAGTATTCTTAGGAACCCTGAGGACTCTTTTGAAATGGAGAGGCACCAACTCAGAACactgccttcctcaacctggcgccctccagatgctctGAACCACAGCTCCCTTTAGCACCAGCCATCGCAGCCGCATGGGGCTGAGGGAACTATAGTCCAAAACGGCTGCAGAGCTGCAGAAGGCTGACATATGCTATCCACCACATGCAAGAGTTTTGAGTTGATATAAATGACTTTATTCTCTTTTTTATCCTTTTATGCACACCATGTATGATGAGTCATGCATGTTTTCCCCCTGGCAGAGCATTGCAAGATGAGCAACACAAAAAAGAAGCAGGGATTCCcctctgtgggatggaacactgggacagacaagtcacaacagttcctagagtgtccactaacaggaactcacctggagggacacctgactaagttcttgttcctccagatatgcagatgagatggattagctgggacaaaagcccctagccagcagccattctctctcttagccttttctccttcgatgggaacacatctccagagaatctccagataggatggttctccctcttggcctgcagccaagagagagaccagatggagccttactttactaagtagtctccacatgtatatatctgtaacttttctacgtaagcctgcctttctgagattatgctgttaactcaggatgaaactgtaagtaaacactatcttattttataaacactgtgttgtgtatttcttttaagagggacaaaggggactttgccaggaagcataatattttacaggttttagcaaacctgaacgcactcgctttgctgcgcacaaaaggggaatgtcactctgctgatattggaagcttgctaacacaagcttggataggatttatctaataatatatcctaatccacatccctaacattcccacaccctCTACCTACGTTacaaggcgtgtgtgtgtgtgtgtgatccagcGATGCAGCATCTGAGGTTGCCCAGAGCAAGGCAGCTGAGCTTGTGTTTTGCACACCCACTCTACCCCTTGAACTTCACTGCCTCCTTCCCGGAATTTTCAAACTTCCAACTGCGTTTCTGATTTGTGCATCATTGTATTGCTTCGAGCGATCTAGAGGTGGGGTTTCCTTtgctggaggttttcaaacagagattatgtagctgtgattcctgcactgcagggggtcagactagatgacccgcagggtcccttccagctctgcagtcctATGATTTTGTGGAGAGCTGAATTAGGCAGCTGCGGTTCCctcagaaagaaagaacaggaagGAAACATCAAGCCCAGAGGCAGCCTGAGCAAATTCAGAAACTGTACTCGGAAGGAAAagcaaatttctctctctcactgaaTTGGGAGATGCATGCGAGGGGAAAGCCAAGCTCTTCTCCACTCCGGGGCTGGATTGGAGCCTATCGGTGTGAAACAGAAGGAAGCCGGGTTGTGGGCACAGAGGGGTTGGGGCACACAGAGTTTCCACATTACAACGGAGAGCATCACGGAAGCAGCTCCACGTAATTGGCTGGGAAGAGGCCATGCCGGCCTTGGCAGGATCCACGCCACCAGCCCTCGTCCACCTGCTCGATGTCCGTGATGGTGTCTCCAGGGTCAAAGGAAATCTCATCATCCCCCTCTGacaaaaagggagagggaaaaagaggATGGGTGAGTCAGTTGCGATTGCTGTGGGCACCACAGCAGGGTTACAgaagtgtcaaagcaatgattcttcaacatcaacttcgttggactggtcatgttgtgcggctgcctgatgatcgtcttccaaagcaactactctattctgaacttaaaaattgaaagcgtaatgctggtggccaacaaaagaggtttaaagactgactcaaggcaaatctaagaaaatgtagtataaacactgacaactgggaaacactggcctgcgagcgctccaattggagaacagccttgaccaaaggtgtcatgggctttgaagaaactcgatctcaggacgcaagggagaaacgtgctaagaggaaggcacgcttggcaaatccacactgtgattaacttctgcctggaaaccaatgtccctactgtggaaggacgtgtggcttcagaattggcctccacagtcgctAACAgagtcactgttaaaactgtgtttatggaagacaatcttactcggctacgagggatccccaaagaagaagaagaaagaaggggggtCTCAGTTGTACCAATTGCCTCTCCGTTGTATCGGCTTGGCACCCCCCATCTGTCTTTCCGAGTACAAAGCCCACCCTGAACCTACGTAGTTTTGCTCCTggacgtagaatcatagaatcatagagttggaagagaccacaagggccatccggtccaaccccctgccaagcaggaaacaccatcaaagcattcttgacatatgcctgtcaagcctctgcttaaagacctccaaagaaggaggtctTTAAGCTTGCTCTTTAGGGGTCAAGGACCTGCAGGTGCCAACCCATAATATACACCTGTGATGCATCACTTGACGGCTGCAACCATTCCTGCATCAGAAAAGTCTGGTTGCAGCAGTTCGTGCCTTGCTTACTTCAAGGCTCCTTGAACCTGGAATGCGCTCCACAGGGGGCTTCCTTTGCGTTTGATCCAGAAGCCGCTGTGAGCGCAGGATGCTGCAGTGCAATTGCTGGCGGGCACAAGGCCTTGTTAGCATATAACACCTGCGCTCAGAGTTGCCGATTTGGGACAGGTTCAAGGAGTAACTATTAATATATAAAGCCTTTAACAacctgggaccagtttacctgcccCACATGTGCCTACTTGTGTTGACTggcagaactggcactgctacCGCTATCACATGATACCCATTTATatatctttggaactccctgcctattgatctcAGGCAGGTACCTTCACTGCATGCCTGCTAAAAACTGCTTCGACAAGCTTACCCCTTTGCTTAGAAAGTTGGTGGCAGTTTGAACCTGTTTTTAGTCTACGGTTATCTTGAATGTCTGGAATTATTGCTGTCCACTTTTATTTCGGGTAAGTTTAGTATCCttttttgcaaaccgctttgaggttttctgaCCACCAAGTGGTGTGTGCATTtaatgaatatttaaaaataccACACTCCTCCTGCCCCTGCCTTTCTGAACCCTAGggaaccctccccccaaatataacATAGCCACTTATCTCCTCTTCTCAACAACCTCTCCGTGACAATGTTGTattaaagggggttggactagataagacctggggtcccctccaactctaccattcaaTGGTTCTATGGTGTCTGCTGTGGGTGATCTCTCCAgaaccccatcaccaccaccctcaCACCCCAAGCCCCAAATGGATGCAAAACATTTGACTGACCTCCCTGGTAATCGTAGAGGGCCCGAGCACACAGCCCTGACTGGCTCGCTCCTGCAAGGGAAGAAAGTGGGGTGAGCTGACTTGCACCAAGCATGGAAGAACGCCCCAGGCACTTAGCATTGCCAGGTGCATTAAAAGGCAGCCctccatttgccccccccccaacctcagctGCACTGATAtcctctagttacaggtaggtagccgtgttggtctgagtcgaaacaaaataaaaaaattccttcagtagcaccttaaagaccaactaagtttatattttggtatgagctttcgtgtgcatgcacacttcttcagatacactagaaacagaagtgtcagaccctatatatatacagagggtggtgggggtgggtgggaatgggaagctctctatattggacaaacaggccaaaccctacgccaaaggataaatggacataaatctgacatcaggaaccataagactgaaaaaccagtaggagaacacttcaatctcccaggacattctatacaagatctcaaagcagctgttttattacagagaaatttcaggaacagactggaaagagaagttgctgaattggaaatcattaccaagcttaaaaccatggaagcacctgggatgaatagagacatcggattcttatctcattatgcatgatcaagctttctttagcacctcagtccaggactaattgcagccatcagcagccattaacagccatccacaggtttaccactcccatcagcccatcacccattcccacccacccccaccaccctctgtatatatatagggtctgacacttctgtttctagtgtatctgaagaagtgtgcatgcacacgacagctcataccaaaatataaacttagttggtctttaaggtgctactttaaggtgctattttgatatcctctaggttagattattgcAAGGTGTTATCCATGGGACTTGCCTCTGAAGAcaatttggaaacttcagctggtgcagaattcagcagccacgTCGCTAAtcagggcaagacagtttgagcatattatgccaatcctggcccagctgcactggctgccaattagtttccgggcccaattcaaagtgctggttttgacctataaagccttaaatgtctcaggaccgcaatacctcaaggaccgcctcttaccagaccctgagatcaccttctgaggcccctCTTTGTGTGCCCTCCTCcctgagaggtccggagggtggcaacacgagaacagggccttctctgcagtggctccccatctgtgcaatgctctcccccagggaggttcgcctggcgccttcactatacacctttaggcgccaagcaaaaCCGTTCCTcctcaaccaggcctttgactgattaatatcctgcagccttttaaatgtgtttgtgggagaggtgGGGTTATAGTTTTGTTCTGTTCTATTGTGTAGGTTTTATTCCGTCTTTTTTTCTTTGctcaaccaccctgagatctttggatgaagggcagcatgcaAATTTAACAAATCAATGAATATCCATAggaagagccacagctcagtggcagaacacctgctctgcatgcagaagtcccacccccagtgcttttttctgggggta encodes:
- the LOC118091555 gene encoding olfactory receptor 5T7-like, with the translated sequence MEGRNQTLLVTEFIFLGFSGVHKGQSFLFLLFLAIYLFTLVGNGVIFTLIQLDSRLHSPMYFFLSHLSCLDVCYSSVTIPKILANFWHQRHTISYNQCMVQMFLLMTFAGTECALLAAMAYDRYAAICQPLRYAHLMSRSVCVPLATTSWIWGLLDSVIHTALSTNLTFCGANQIHHIFCDVPPLLQIACSDTYVNEMALHVASVFVSLGTFLLVVVSYIFILSAILRIRSNTGRRKAFSTCAAHLVVVIIYFGMANVNYNRPSTGYSLEVDTLISTLYCIVIPMLNPVIYSLRNKEVKEALRKVLGGLKKGSDLPH